TAAATATTTAAAATAATCACGCCAAATCAATTCAAAAATCAACCAATAAGTAGACTGATTACTTCCGAACTGTTTTTCATATTTTTTTACTTCCCAGTAAATTGACTTCGCTGAAATACAACCATGAGCCAACCAAGGAGAGAATTTTGAACTATAATCAACTCCAATTAAACCATTTCTAGTTTTCTTATAATATGATAGTTTTTTAGATGAAAAGAAATACGAGTTTAAACGCTCAAAAGCTGCAGATTCTCCTCCTTTAAAAGGAAAAGCAGTTTTAGTTGGAACTTCAAAATTATGATAACCTAAGTCTTGTAATGTTGGGATTTTAGTATCATTCTCCAGATAATTCTCTTTTGGCATTGCTACAGGAATTACTTCTTCACGAATTGTAGCATATTTCTCTACTTTTTTTCTGAAAACAGTAAAAACTTCTGGGATAGTTTTAATGTTTATTGGAATATCTTCTGGATGATATAAAAATTGATCATAAAAACTTTTAACCTGAACCGTATCTGGAAGTTTTTCTACTACACGATTAATTTCTGATGTTTCTTCCTGAGTAAATTCTTTTTGATAAAAGAGAGCATCCGCGTTGTGAGTCAGACAAAACAATGGTAAAATTACATGCGGATGCTCATGATGTATATAAATAGGTACGTTTAATTCTTTCAATTGATTTGATAAATCATTTACTGATTCTATCAAAAATTTTGCTCTGTATTTCTCTGTTTTTTTAAAACCAAATTGTTTTGTTTCAAACATGGTTTTATCAAAACAATATATTGCAATTACTTTATCATAATTAGAAATAGCTTCATGTAAAGCTTTATTATCTCGAGTTCTTAATGTGTTTGTAAACCAAACTATTGCTGTTTTTTGTTGCTGCATTTTTTACTACAATATTTTACATTTTCCCAGTTCTTCTCCCATTTTTTTCTCCATGTAAATGGTCGTTCACAAACTGGACAAATTTTAGTGGGTAAATGTTGTTTTTTTACTCCTTTCATTTTTGATAAACCAAAGCATTAATCATTCCTTTAAATACAAAAGCATGAAAGGGTAAAACGGAATACCAATACAATCTTCCTAATATTCCTTTTGGTCGAAATACTGCTCTTTGAAATAATTGATTTTTCACAATTTTGAACTCTAGCCAAGCTTCACCAGGAAGTTTCATTTCAGCAAATAATAGCAAACGTTTCTGTTCTTTATCAGCTAATAAAACCCTCCAAAAATCCAACGGATCTCCCGGTTCTAAATATGTATTATGTGTTCTCCCTCTGCGTAAGCCTACTCCACCAAAAATTTTATCTACATAACCTCTAATACGCCAAAGCCAGTTGTAACTATACCAACCATTTTCACCTCCAATAGACCATATTTTGTCAATTGTAAAATCTTCGTCAATTACTTTTCTAGATCGTACATCTTTAAAACATCCGAACTGTGGAATTCGAACATGA
This genomic stretch from Tenacibaculum jejuense harbors:
- a CDS encoding DUF2256 domain-containing protein, which encodes MKGVKKQHLPTKICPVCERPFTWRKKWEKNWENVKYCSKKCSNKKQQ
- a CDS encoding DASH family cryptochrome is translated as MQQQKTAIVWFTNTLRTRDNKALHEAISNYDKVIAIYCFDKTMFETKQFGFKKTEKYRAKFLIESVNDLSNQLKELNVPIYIHHEHPHVILPLFCLTHNADALFYQKEFTQEETSEINRVVEKLPDTVQVKSFYDQFLYHPEDIPINIKTIPEVFTVFRKKVEKYATIREEVIPVAMPKENYLENDTKIPTLQDLGYHNFEVPTKTAFPFKGGESAAFERLNSYFFSSKKLSYYKKTRNGLIGVDYSSKFSPWLAHGCISAKSIYWEVKKYEKQFGSNQSTYWLIFELIWRDYFKYLSLKHENNLFKLEGIKELSYSWKNNERLIQNWINGETNEPFVNANMIELKETGWMSNRGRQNVASYFAKELLLDWRIGAAYFESMLIDYDVHSNYGNWQYVSGVGNDPRDRKFNVQLQAERYDANGKYQQMWLQPTFF